Within the Miscanthus floridulus cultivar M001 chromosome 2, ASM1932011v1, whole genome shotgun sequence genome, the region CAAAAGATACTCCAAGCTAAAGAGGGCGTTCTTGGCATCCACAGGGAGCGATTTCTTTGAACTTTCTGCTTAATTCGAACGTGTTTCACCTACTCATGGTTCGCATTTTGGCTTTAACGAATGAGAACCACTAACATGCATGAAGCCTTTCAAGCACCTGTCCTACTTTATACAGGAACATAATTGCCCTCATATCTGCAGATGATAGCGAGGTGAGACATGATGGCACTTTAGAATCTTTATTAGCTGAAGCCTGGAGACTAATCATGTGGGGTCGTTTATGTCCTCTGAATCGCGTTCGCCTGAAGCAAAAATGCAATCAGACCTTTGGTTTCACTAACGTTGCAATCAGATCTTTACTGCTCGATTTACATGCTTTAAGCTACACAGTTTAACTGTCAGTGGTGAAGAAAAACGTCAGTTTTAACCTGCTTCACtttcttttgcttttatataAGTTTTTACATGTGCGCTGTCAGCCTGCCTCATGTAATCATGTTAGGATGCATGGTTAGTACTAGAAACGGAGAGCAGCGCATGGATGCATGGTTAGTACTAGAAACGGAGAGCAGCGCATGGATGCATGGGAGACGCAACGGCAAACCCTGGTCAAATTATTTCAGCTTTCAGGATCATTTTATTCCATAACCAGATGCTATATCAGACGGCGGCGAGCCACGGCCGCGAGACATGGGCGGCGGTGCAGATGATGGCTTCATCATGAGGGTCTGGGGCTCTCTAGCAAACAAGCTATAGGAGGCGCCTTCAGAAGCGTCAGGCATCTTGCATGGCGCGGCCTCCCTTGCGATCACCAGCAGGTTTCCTGGGAAATGGTCTCCCCATATGTCGTAGGTGAAGTCTTTCTTCGGCACAGGTGCAGCACCCCCGTCTCTCTTCACAGCCTTGTCTTTCATCAGGTTGGAGCCAGGAGCACGACAGTGTGGAGTGATCGGGGAAGATGTGGCCAATGGCGGCGAGCGCCATGGGGTGGTGGTCAGTGCAGGAGATGGAGGTGATGTGATTCCAGTTCCAGGCGAGGCTGAACGCGAGCGAGGCTGCCCCTTAGCGACTTGCGACCAAGTTTTCTTCTCATGCTTAGTGCCAGTTGATGATGTGGTTGCCTCGACATCGAACCCAGTCTCGAGTTTATTTCCATGCTTCGAGTCTGATGGTGCTCCGGAAAAAGACCAACCTTGTTTTGGGGTTGAACTTTGTGACAATGGTGAAGACGGTGTTGAGTTCCCACTGTGGCTGCTAGAAACCTCAAACTTACCTGCCAGTCCTGCACCAACTCTCCGCTTCCTTCGTTTCCCTTTGTCTCGGGCAATCCTGATGGTGAGATTTTCACTAGTCTGTGGAGCTTCTCTTGAGGCCTTGTCTTCCACTGGATTAGCTCGGGACACGGATACAGTTGAAGTCGTATGCAGTTGTTCATCAGGATTATTCTTGTCATCTGTACTCTTTGAGCTATCAATAACACTGGCAGCGTATTTCTCAGCAAGAGCCTCTTCAGTTCTTTTGTGTTCCTTATTTGTCCTGTGCACACAAACCACAAATGATCAAACTTTAATAAATGTGAAAAAAAATGAAGTGGACTTGGGAAAAAGTAGAGGCACTGGTCAAAACTTACCTGGACTTTTTGCTGCTTTGGTGAAGGAAAGAAGGCTTAAGAGTCTTGCTAATGGTACTTTTCTTGTTCTCAAAGGTACTTTTCTGGTCATCGATCTTGATGTAATCTTGAGAGCCCACTGTCAAAGAATCTGGGACATATCGGACAAAGACCAGAATAAGCAGTGTTAAAGCTCCAAAGAAGACTACCAACAGCTTCCAGTGGGCAGATCTGAGATAAGATTTTCTGCACTGGTTAAGCATGCAGACAGGAATAGTTGCAGTCATAGGGATCGGAAAGATGCCAGTAGTCATGACCAACTCAAGATCTCTCTGAACCATAGCTGAAGAGAAGTCAGCTTGAAAAGAAATGAGCATTCTTATTGATTCACTTGGCGCTAAGCTAAATCCCTTGCAGTTGTCCACAGTAAATCCATCCACACCACAATCAGCTCCTGAAACTTTAACCTTTGTCACTTGGAGAGGAAGGTCACCGCTGTTTTTAACATGTATCTCTTTGGTTAACTGTTGACTGCACAAAGAGCTTGGGACCTCTTGTTTGGCCATTGTTGATTTATTCTGAACATTGGATCCAAGGCTAAGCTCTAGCTTCCAAGCAGGTTCAGATTCCTCTAGAAGGACAATAGATTGCCGTCCGCCATATGCCCGGAGAGGCAGCATCTCCACGCCTGACAGGTTGTTTCTGATCAAAACCATGCTTGACCACATGCAGTGATTCGAGGGACGGAAGACAACAGGACCAAGCAAAGCAGTCTCTGAAGGATCAACATAGGCCTCAGTGATTGCTGCTTCACCTAATGAGAAACCAAATCTAGTCTCAGTTGAGTTAATCTCTGGAGATTTGCTTGAGAATGTGAGTTCACATACATCGGTTACAGTTTTGCATTGGTCAATGATCTCCTCAGAGTTCACTATCAGCTGCATGGCTGCACGCTCCAGGCTTGGGTTATGGACCTTTATCCATTTAGAAAACTGTGAACCAATTTGCACAACGGGAAACAACATTTCATGATCCATAAGAACAGAAATCCCGTCACTTGTTCCATGAGATTTCCATTGTCTAAGTATTCTATCATCAGCTTTGACTGCTCTCATGACCATTGGCTGCAAATAATTTTATGATATTACATCAGCAGACTTACAAGCAAAAGGATATAGACTGATGTATTATCCAACTGAAATAAGCAATCAAACAGGTGCCAGCACTTAAGCACAAGGATAACAAAAAAATGTAGACAATTGGAAGGTAAAGTTCTATTTAGAAGAACGATTTTAACTACTATAACAGGAATCAAGTTACCAAGGTACTCTGCTTATACACAGCTATAGGCATCAATCTCAAGACCAGAATAATCTATTACTAGTAGCAGGATCAGATAAAATTAAGGATTACTAAAAACATTTTTCTCTCTCTAGAACATCAAGCCATTTTAGGATCAGATAAAGTTAAAGACTCAGGTTTAGGTATTGAACATATTCTCTTCAATAATAATTATAGAGCAAGCTCCAGGTGAGTAAACCTAGCATACCAATTACTTGCCAGTTAAGCATAGACTCAACACCATGCAGTTTCATGCTAAGGGATGAAGACATCGAAGGGAAATTGAAGCTACACGCGATGGATTATGTGGGAGTGACGTGAAAGAAAAAAGAACAATACAGTGGGCTAGATATAACTACTCCATATCAAACAGGCCATATGTCAAGTACAACTCCTAGTAAGCATTTAGCACTTCAACAAGAAAAGGCATTTAATATCAATGTAATCAATGAAGGTTCTATTTCTTGGTGAAAAGAAAAGTGTAAGGAGGAATACCTTCACATCATATGAGTCTTCTACTTGCAGCATGCTGCCCAATGTTCTCGTCCTTGCATTAGCAGAGATTTCTTCATCATATAATGATCTAGCAAACAGTCCATCGGATTCAGCAACAATAGCATTGCTAATATAGAAAAGAGATGCACGCACTAAATCTTTGCACGGTATTATGATTGAACTACCAAGGGTACTGTTTGTTTCTACAACTATATTGCAGCTGTCAGATGAAATGTCCTCTGGAACTGAAGAAGTATGTCTTACTAAAGCTATATCTGTTACAGTATCAGGTAAGAGTATCAATCCATTCAGGTACTTAACCTGAAAGATCATTGGGCCATTTAT harbors:
- the LOC136535595 gene encoding uncharacterized protein; translation: MVTTVKSRPPHASFAMSGRRRRSSPAAPSCSSVSGGSLVALCCLTLMLLAFSVSAAAAEDCADESDGADGDGRCLSFRDGCADRSSFCFSSSVAQMLLASEDGTKAPDLEMSRDRGPTSLPLSFPMSGGGGMVTCSSVDSSLTRARNGLGKDNDARARYNVASCQAPLVPDNWMRASAGVAMEVDGTATDADPSGLQSPLSMNVEISPPVLDWGRSDLYAATKANLTVVNLNNNSVLRLYEPFSTDPQFYVYGYEDLELQPGDNATVTFVFLPKLLGSSSAHLVVQTNFGGFIIHAKGMAVSSSYQILPLTGIDVVIGGQLERNLSVYNPYDDTLYVEEVAVWMSSLESTRYSSHLVCQLDPFDGALELSSSGSNWYTASSEEFGWPMVYIRPSEQWEVLPSKNNTLIELKLQAVSEGKVFGAICLKLRNSTPSTVHTFVIPIELEVHTRTYYDSSGLIAVTFEHISTCDETGPIFSLSLRNDGPKLLRIIGVTEDDINGPMIFQVKYLNGLILLPDTVTDIALVRHTSSVPEDISSDSCNIVVETNSTLGSSIIIPCKDLVRASLFYISNAIVAESDGLFARSLYDEEISANARTRTLGSMLQVEDSYDVKPMVMRAVKADDRILRQWKSHGTSDGISVLMDHEMLFPVVQIGSQFSKWIKVHNPSLERAAMQLIVNSEEIIDQCKTVTDVCELTFSSKSPEINSTETRFGFSLGEAAITEAYVDPSETALLGPVVFRPSNHCMWSSMVLIRNNLSGVEMLPLRAYGGRQSIVLLEESEPAWKLELSLGSNVQNKSTMAKQEVPSSLCSQQLTKEIHVKNSGDLPLQVTKVKVSGADCGVDGFTVDNCKGFSLAPSESIRMLISFQADFSSAMVQRDLELVMTTGIFPIPMTATIPVCMLNQCRKSYLRSAHWKLLVVFFGALTLLILVFVRYVPDSLTVGSQDYIKIDDQKSTFENKKSTISKTLKPSFLHQSSKKSRTNKEHKRTEEALAEKYAASVIDSSKSTDDKNNPDEQLHTTSTVSVSRANPVEDKASREAPQTSENLTIRIARDKGKRRKRRVGAGLAGKFEVSSSHSGNSTPSSPLSQSSTPKQGWSFSGAPSDSKHGNKLETGFDVEATTSSTGTKHEKKTWSQVAKGQPRSRSASPGTGITSPPSPALTTTPWRSPPLATSSPITPHCRAPGSNLMKDKAVKRDGGAAPVPKKDFTYDIWGDHFPGNLLVIAREAAPCKMPDASEGASYSLFAREPQTLMMKPSSAPPPMSRGRGSPPSDIASGYGIK